Proteins encoded by one window of Candidatus Marinimicrobia bacterium CG08_land_8_20_14_0_20_45_22:
- the speD gene encoding adenosylmethionine decarboxylase: MEKQTYGYGPHLMLDLNECNPEILNDLEACFKLLFDLPPKIKMTKITQPYVFRYDAIDPEESGITGVVIIAESHISIHTYPKKNFAFVDLFSCKPFDTDMAKNYVVNFFQSKSVKSFVRERGEDFPVSTKV; this comes from the coding sequence ATGGAAAAGCAAACCTATGGATACGGACCTCACTTAATGCTGGATTTGAATGAATGCAACCCCGAAATCTTAAATGATCTCGAAGCCTGCTTCAAACTCTTATTCGACCTCCCACCCAAAATCAAAATGACAAAAATCACCCAACCGTATGTTTTCCGGTACGATGCAATCGATCCGGAAGAGAGCGGTATTACGGGCGTCGTCATCATCGCGGAGAGTCACATTTCAATCCACACTTATCCCAAGAAGAATTTTGCTTTTGTCGATCTCTTTTCTTGCAAGCCTTTTGACACGGATATGGCGAAGAATTACGTTGTGAACTTCTTCCAATCCAAGTCCGTCAAGTCTTTCGTTCGCGAAAGAGGCGAGGATTTCCCGGTATCGACAAAAGTCTAA